The following proteins come from a genomic window of Nycticebus coucang isolate mNycCou1 chromosome 11, mNycCou1.pri, whole genome shotgun sequence:
- the WEE2 gene encoding wee1-like protein kinase 2 has protein sequence MDDKDNNKELNQKLNFSCGEEETEREEQKTTPESREAQNQSLRKDKAQYSEAMLSPPRTPCSNIRKLATFSPSRIPFSNIGELDASQDKDKESPDHSLRTSVSLPLKCPETPTQLEKRSTLLHGDSPSTPKSMLSQLAISPTGKPPPKSSKHLKLTPVPLGDEMASLSLVNINPFTPESYRKLLIQSSGKRKIRGDLEEAGPEEGKAEQGLPAKRCVLRETNMASRYEKEFLEVERIGVGEFGTVYKCIKRLDGCVYAIKRSMKSFTELSNENLALHEVYAHAVLGHHPHVVRYYSSWAEDDHMIIQNEYCNGGSLQAAISENTKSGNHFQEPKLKDILLQISLGLKYIHNAGMVHMDIKPSNIFICHRMQSDSLEVLDEVENEADWFLSANVIYKIGDLGHVTSISKPKVEEGDSRFLAYEILQENYQHLPKADMFALGLTIAVAAGAESLPANGPAWHCIREGNFPTIPQELSEDFDSLLKSMIHPDPRKRPSATALARNRVLRPSLGKAEELQQQLNLEKYKTATLERKLREAQQAQSPQGAPEVSEAHAGSGSRKLLVGGKSAKSSSFTLGQTA, from the exons ATGGATGACAAAGATAATAACAAAGAACTGAATCAGAAATTAAACTTTTCCTGTGGTGAGGAAGAGACTGAGAGAGAAGAGCAGAAGACAACACCAGAGAGCAGGGAGGCCCAGAACCAAAGCCTGAGGAAGGATAAAGCTCAGTACTCGGAGGCAATGCTCTCGCCACCCAGGACTCCCTGTAGTAACATACGTAAACTTGCAACGTTCTCACCGTCCAGGATTCCCTTTAGTAACATAGGTGAACTCGACGCATCTCAGGATAAAGACAAAGAAAGCCCAGATCACAGTTTGAGGACTTCAGTGTCCCTGCCTCTCAAATGTCCTGAGACACCCACGCAACTAGAGAAAAGGAGCACGCTGCTTCATGGTGACAGCCCCTCTACTCCCAAA AGCATGCTGAGCCAGTTGGCGATTTCTCCCACAGGGAAGCCTCCACCCAAAAGCTCTAAACATTTGAAGCTCACGCCTGTTCCCCTCGGGGATGAGATGGCTTCATTGTCTCTGGTCAATATTAATCCCTTCACCCCAGAGTCCTATCGAAAATTATTAATTCAATCCAGTGGCAAGAGGAAAATCCGAGGAGACCT tgagGAAGCTGGTCCAGAGGAAGGCAAGGCTGAACAGGGGCTGCCTGCCAAG agATGTGTTCTACGAGAAACCAACATGGCTTCCCGCTATGAAAAAGAATTCTTGGAGGTAGAAAGAATTGGGGTTGGAGAATTTGGTACAGTCTACAAATGCATTAAGAGGCTGGATGGATGTGTTTATGCAATAAAGCGCTCTATGAAATCTTTTACAGAGTTATCAAATGA GAATTTGGCTTTGCATGAAGTTTATGCTCATGCAGTGCTTGGGCATCACCCCCACGTAGTGCGTTACTACTCCTCGTGGGCAGAAGATGACCACATGATCATTCAGAATGAATACTGCAATG GTGGGAGCTTGCAAGCTGCTATATCTGAAAACACTAAGTCGGGTAATCATTTCCAAGAGCCAAAACTCAAGGATATCCTTCTACAGATTTCCCTCGGACTTAAGTACATCCACAATGCTGGCATGGTGCACATGGACATCAAACCCA GTAACATCTTCATTTGCCACAGGATGCAAAGTGACTCCCTTGAAGTCTTAGATGAAGTTGAAAATGAAGCTGATTGGTTTCTCTCTGCCAATGTGATATATAAAATTG gtGACCTGGGTCATGTGACATCAATAAGCAAACCCAAAGTAGAAGAAGGAGACAGTCGCTTCCTGGCTTATGAGATTTTGCAAGAG AATTATCAGCACCTTCCCAAAGCAGACATGTTTGCTTTGGGATTAACTATTGCAGTGGCTGCCGGAGCAGAGTCATTACCTGCCAATGGTCCTGCATGGCACTGTATCCGAGAGGGTAACTTTCCCACCATTCCTCAGGAGCTCTCAGAAGACTTTGACAGTCTGCTCAAG AGTATGATCCACCCTGATCCAAGAAAGAGACCTTCTGCAACAGCTCTGGCCAGAAATCGAGTTCTACGGCCCTCTCTGGGGAAAGCTGAGGAGCTCCAGCAGCAGCTGAATTTGGAAAAGTACAAGACAGCCACACTGGAAAG GAAACTGAGAGAAGCCCAGCAGGCCCAGTCCCCCCAGGGAGCCCCTGAGGTTTCTGAGGCCCACGCAGGATCAGGAAGCAGGAAACTCCTGGTAGGAGGAAAGAGTGCAAAGTCTTCAAGCTTTACTT TGGGACAGACAGCATGA
- the LOC128598197 gene encoding mitochondrial import receptor subunit TOM6 homolog: MASSAVSVNAAGSADEAPEIPDNVGDWLRGVYRFATDRNDFQRNLILNLGLFAAGVWLARNLSDIDLMAPQPGV; this comes from the coding sequence ATGGCTTCCAGCGCGGTTTCCGTGAATGCTGCTGGCTCGGCAGATGAAGCTCCCGAAATTCCGGACAACGTGGGAGATTGGCTTCGGGGTGTCTATCGTTTTGCCACCGATAGAAATGATTTCCAGAGGAACTTGATCCTCAATTTGGGACTCTTTGCTGCGGGAGTTTGGCTGGCCAGGAATTTGAGTGACATTGATCTCATGGCACCTCAGCCAGGGGTGTAG